The Hymenobacter sp. DG25A nucleotide sequence CCTTTTCCTTGGGGTCTTTGATGTAGGTGTCAATCAGCAGGGAGTAGGTTTCCGAATGGATGTTTTCCATCATGATCTGGAAACCGTAGAAGCAGCGCGCCTCGGGCATCTGCACTTCCTGCATGAAGTTCACGGCCAGGTTCTCGTTCACAATGCCATCAGAGGCAGCGAAGAAAGCCAGCACGTGGCTGATGAAGTGCCGCTCGCCATCGTTGAGGGCTTCCCAGTCCTTCTGGTCCTGGCTCAGGTCGATTTCCTCGGCCGTCCAGAAGGAGGCTTCGGCTTTCTTGTACATCTGCCACACCGTATCGTGCTGAATGGGGAACAGTACAAAGCGGTTGGGATTTTCGACGAGCAAAGGTTCCATAGCAGGCAAGGTTTGAGTAGCGAATTAAGACCGGAACAGCCGGGGAAGTCGTGGTTTTCAACTTCGTGGCAACCGGAATGTTTTGGAATATCCGGCGGGCAGCTGCCAACCCCGGAGCATCAAATATAAACCGCAGTTTCGGGAGCCGCGCCCCCCGAGCCCGTTTTTTCTCTGTTAATTTTTGTGTATGCCCCGAATGTTGTCCACAACGGCAAAAGCTGGAAAATACCCCGAGAAATACCAAAAAGCAGGGATTTTACAAAAGTTATCCACAAATGAGGTGTGGACAATCATAATTATCCACAAAAATGTTATTCGCGTGCTCTGTGCGGGAGCCTCATAAGTAGGGCTGAGGGCGCCGGGCCGGGTAGGGATAATGATGATTAACGAGTTAGGTTTGGAATTGTAGATTCGTACTTGTACTTTTGCCTTCCATTTTTCAGAAACCGCGAAGACGCCGATGTACGCAATCGTCAACATAGCTGGCAAGCAGACCAAGGTCGAAGCCAATAAATTTGTATACGCTCACCGACTGGCCGGCAACGTCGGCGACAAGGTGGAGTTGGGCAAAGCCCTGCTGACCGATGACAACGGTACGCTGACCATCGGCGCGCCCTTGCTGGACGTAGCCGTAACGGGTACTATTCTGGAGCACGTAAAGGGCGACAAAGTCCTGGTGTTCAAGAAGAAGCGCCGTAAGGGATACAAGAAGCTGAACGGTCACCGTCAGCAGTTCACCAAAGTAATGATCAACAGCATCGGCTAAGGAAAGCGGTAAGCTAGCGGCCTCTGGTCAGTAGCTTTCTCTTCCCGGCTGGGCTTTCCTCAGACCATCAGCTAGCAGCCAACCGCTGGTAGCTAAAAGTTCAAAATACCATGGCACATAAGAAAGGCGTAGGCTCTTCCAACAACGGCCGCGAGTCGCATTCCAAGCGTCTGGGCGTGAAAATCTTCGGTGGCCAGGCCATCATTTCCGGCAACATCATCGTGCGTCAGCGTGGCACCAAGCACCACCCCGGCCAGAACGTGGGTATCGGCAAGGACCACACCCTGTTCGCTATGATTGATGGTACCGTGCAGTTCCGCAAGGGCCGCAAAGACCGTTCTTTCGTATCGGTTCTGCCCGCAGCGGTAGACGCCGCTGAGGTTCACACCTCGGCTACGGAGTCGGCTGAAGACAACAAGTAAGCTTTTTAAGCTTCGCTTTTTCAGAAAGGGACTGTCCGCAAGGGCTGTCCCTTTCTGCATTGCGGTGAGAGGTGCACTCCTATTTACCCCTCAAATACTCTCAGCTAACCCTCAAGTTGTGTCATCCTGAGCTTGCGAAGGACCTTCTCACGCCAAAACGATAATCGTTGTAACGACTCGTTCTAGCGTGAGAAGGTCCTTCGCTTTGCTCAGGATGACAGAGGAGGTTGGTGGTCAGGGCCTTTAAGCTGAGGTGCTGCCTAAGGCGTAGAGCACGGGTTTGCTGGGGCTGGCGTCCAGCTCCAGGCTGGTGATTTGCAGGTTGAGCAGGTAGAGGCCGTCTTCTACTTCATCGGGCACGAAGATGAGCTCAGTGATGGTGGCCTGGTGGCGGGTGGCGTGCGGGTACTGCCAGAAGGCGTGGTGGGCCAGCAGCTGGCCAGCATCTTCTTCCCGGTCTACGCTGGGCAGGTCCAGCAGCAGGTGCTCGATGTGGTGCTCAGCCAGGTATTGGGCCAGGGCAGGCTCTACATAGGTGGGGTTGGTACCGGAGTATTGGCGGCTGCGCTTGGACTTGTGGTTGGGGAGCGTGCGCA carries:
- the rplU gene encoding 50S ribosomal protein L21 translates to MYAIVNIAGKQTKVEANKFVYAHRLAGNVGDKVELGKALLTDDNGTLTIGAPLLDVAVTGTILEHVKGDKVLVFKKKRRKGYKKLNGHRQQFTKVMINSIG
- the rpmA gene encoding 50S ribosomal protein L27 codes for the protein MAHKKGVGSSNNGRESHSKRLGVKIFGGQAIISGNIIVRQRGTKHHPGQNVGIGKDHTLFAMIDGTVQFRKGRKDRSFVSVLPAAVDAAEVHTSATESAEDNK